A single region of the Halichondria panicea chromosome 10, odHalPani1.1, whole genome shotgun sequence genome encodes:
- the LOC135343195 gene encoding uncharacterized protein LOC135343195, whose amino-acid sequence MEDNAMLQQETNEGHNGPSALIVGHHIHHLPLLPRQVHDQVNVAPNVPQQESQEGQQGRSELVGSRLLTLPQELLQGWLNHYHNIRRGQSRLVGTQFLERNAEVLPQPRPRVYPSIAIWRQCRSQQADYDSSCFLRVGNVRMLKDKARQGIGVCLTSLPFYLKGYRVCVRVYLDGDGIGGATHLSVFLVLMHGEFDTLLQWPFEQQVTVTLQDQLSDHDTLFLRVTLR is encoded by the exons atgGAAGACAATGCCATG TTGCAGCAAGAAACCAATGAG GGCCATAACGGACCTTCTGCCCTGATTGTGGGCCATCATATACACCACCTCCCTCTGTTGCCAAGACAAGTACACGATCAG GTAAATGTTGCACCCAATGTCCCTCAGCAAGAGAGCCAAGAA GGACAACAAGGACGTTCTGAACTGGTGGGGAGTCGGCTACTCACTCTACCTCAGGAGCTGCTCCAAGGATGGTTGAATCATTATCACAATATTCGTAGG GGTCAATCACGTTTAGTAGGAACGCAGTTCTTGGAAAGAAATGCTGAG GTTCTACCACAACCCAGACCAAGAGTCTATCCCAGCATTGCAATATGGAGACAGTGTCGGTCCCAGCAAGCTGATTATGATAGTTCATGTTTTCTCCGAGTGGGAAATGTCAGGATGTTAAAGGATAAAGCTCGCCAAGGGATTGGAGTGTGTCTAACCAGTCTACCATTCTATCTCAAGGG TTACagggtgtgtgtgcgagtgtaCCTGGATGGAGATGGTATTGGGGGAGCTACTCATCTCTCTGTCTTCTTAGTACTGATGCATGGGGAGTTTGACACTTTACTGCAATGGCCGTTCGAGCAACAAGTCACTGTAACACTTCAAG acCAGCTGTCTGACCATGATACACTCTTCTTGAGGGTCACACTGCGATGA